One stretch of Nocardioides perillae DNA includes these proteins:
- a CDS encoding oxygenase MpaB family protein, protein MSLPLPIPTPRAVRDRLGAVIFERVAGEDGPRQRDRIHGTPGPRWFAPDSPIARVHGDASMFVGGLRALMLQSLHPVAMTAVAEHSGFRGDLWGRLARTSTYLAVTTFGTAEHAQQAVTAVARIHDRIRGEMPDGTAYTASDPHLLAWVHAAEVDSFLRAHQRYGARPLDQAGRDEYVRQAGEVAARLGVLDPPQTEAALAQVLADYGPELAGTEHARDAIAFLLWRPPLPLLARPAYYGLVVSAVAMMPRWTREPLGLPDLPPLDRTVAPLVGEVLTRTIRWALSAGAEAGAEARERAQATTATAAGHVTSAAAHPA, encoded by the coding sequence GTGAGCCTGCCGCTGCCGATCCCGACGCCCCGCGCGGTGCGCGACCGGCTGGGCGCGGTCATCTTCGAGCGCGTGGCGGGCGAGGACGGGCCGCGCCAGCGCGACCGCATCCACGGCACGCCGGGCCCGCGGTGGTTCGCGCCCGACTCCCCGATCGCGCGGGTGCACGGCGACGCGAGCATGTTCGTCGGTGGCCTGCGCGCACTGATGCTCCAGAGCCTGCACCCGGTCGCGATGACCGCGGTGGCTGAGCACTCGGGCTTCCGCGGCGACCTGTGGGGCCGCCTCGCGCGCACCAGCACCTACCTCGCCGTCACCACCTTCGGCACCGCCGAGCACGCCCAGCAGGCGGTGACCGCGGTCGCCCGCATCCACGACCGGATCCGGGGCGAGATGCCGGACGGCACGGCGTACACCGCCTCCGACCCGCACCTGCTCGCCTGGGTGCACGCCGCGGAGGTCGACTCCTTCCTGCGGGCGCACCAGCGCTACGGCGCGCGGCCGCTCGACCAGGCCGGCCGCGACGAGTACGTCCGCCAGGCCGGCGAGGTCGCCGCCCGCCTCGGCGTGCTCGACCCTCCGCAGACCGAGGCCGCGCTGGCGCAGGTGCTCGCCGACTACGGTCCCGAGCTCGCCGGCACCGAGCACGCCCGCGACGCGATCGCCTTCCTGCTGTGGCGCCCGCCGCTGCCGCTGCTGGCCCGTCCGGCCTACTACGGCCTGGTCGTGTCGGCGGTCGCGATGATGCCGCGCTGGACCCGCGAGCCGCTCGGCCTGCCCGACCTGCCCCCGCTCGACCGCACCGTGGCGCCGCTGGTCGGCGAGGTGCTCACCCGCACGATCCGCTGGGCGCTGTCGGCCGGGGCCGAGGCGGGCGCCGAGGCGCGCGAGCGGGCCCAGGCCACGACCGCGACGGCCGCCGGGCACGTCACGAGCGCGGCGGCCCACCCGGCCTAG
- a CDS encoding DNA repair helicase XPB, with the protein MTDGPLIVQSDKTLLLEVDHERAYDCRKAIAPFAELERSPEHVHTYRLTPLGLWNARAAGHDAEQVVDTLLTYSRYAVPHALLVDVAETMARYGRLRLEKHPTHGLVMTSTDRPVLEEVLRAKKVQGMLGERLDDDTVVVHGSERGNLKQALLKLGWPAEDYAGYVDGEAHPIALAEEGWSLRDYQREAAESFWHGGSGVVVLPCGAGKTLVGAASMAQAQATTLILVTNTVSARQWKDELVKRTSLTEDEIGEYSGSVKEVRPVTIATYQVLTTKRKGAYPHLELLDARDWGLIVYDEVHLLPAPIFRMTANLQARRRIGLTATLVREDGREGDVFSLIGPKRYDAPWKDIEAQGWIAPADCVEVRVSLPEGERLAYATAEPEERYRLAACTHRKTEVVRELVAQHAGQPTLVIGQYIEQLDELAAALDAPVIKGDTPVKERQRLFQAFRSGELGLLVVSKVANFSIDLPSAEVAVQVSGSFGSRQEEAQRLGRLLRPGRDGKVARFYTVVSRDTVDADFAQNRQRFLAEQGYAYRIVDAEDLPA; encoded by the coding sequence GTGACCGACGGCCCCCTCATCGTCCAGTCCGACAAGACGCTGCTGCTCGAGGTCGACCACGAGCGCGCCTACGACTGCCGCAAGGCGATCGCCCCCTTCGCCGAGCTCGAGCGCAGCCCCGAGCACGTCCACACCTACCGCCTGACGCCGCTCGGGCTGTGGAACGCCCGCGCCGCCGGTCACGACGCCGAGCAGGTCGTCGACACGCTGCTCACCTACAGCCGGTACGCCGTGCCCCACGCGCTGCTCGTCGACGTCGCGGAGACGATGGCGCGCTACGGCCGGCTGCGCCTCGAGAAGCACCCGACCCACGGGCTCGTGATGACCTCGACCGACCGGCCGGTGCTCGAGGAGGTCCTGCGGGCCAAGAAGGTGCAGGGCATGCTCGGCGAGCGGCTCGACGACGACACCGTGGTGGTGCACGGCTCGGAGCGCGGCAACCTCAAGCAGGCGCTGCTCAAGCTCGGCTGGCCGGCCGAGGACTACGCCGGCTACGTCGACGGCGAGGCCCACCCGATCGCGCTGGCCGAGGAGGGCTGGTCGCTGCGCGACTACCAGCGCGAGGCGGCCGAGTCGTTCTGGCACGGCGGCTCCGGCGTCGTGGTCCTGCCCTGCGGGGCGGGCAAGACGCTGGTCGGCGCCGCCTCCATGGCCCAGGCGCAGGCCACCACGCTGATCCTCGTCACCAACACCGTCTCGGCGCGGCAGTGGAAGGACGAGCTGGTCAAGCGCACCTCGCTCACCGAGGACGAGATCGGCGAGTACTCCGGCTCGGTCAAGGAGGTCCGCCCGGTCACGATCGCGACCTACCAGGTGCTGACCACCAAGCGGAAGGGCGCGTACCCCCACCTCGAGCTCCTCGACGCCCGCGACTGGGGCCTCATCGTCTACGACGAGGTGCACCTGCTGCCGGCGCCGATCTTCCGCATGACCGCCAACCTGCAGGCGCGCCGCCGCATCGGCCTCACCGCGACGCTCGTGCGCGAGGACGGCCGCGAGGGCGACGTCTTCTCGCTCATCGGGCCCAAGCGCTACGACGCGCCGTGGAAGGACATCGAGGCGCAGGGCTGGATCGCGCCCGCCGACTGCGTCGAGGTGCGCGTCAGCCTGCCCGAGGGCGAGCGGCTGGCCTACGCCACCGCCGAGCCCGAGGAGCGCTACCGGCTGGCCGCCTGCACCCACCGCAAGACCGAGGTGGTGCGCGAGCTGGTCGCGCAGCACGCCGGCCAGCCGACGCTGGTGATCGGGCAGTACATCGAACAGCTCGACGAGCTCGCCGCCGCCCTCGACGCCCCCGTCATCAAGGGCGACACCCCGGTCAAGGAGCGGCAGCGGCTCTTCCAGGCCTTCCGCTCCGGCGAGCTGGGGTTGCTGGTGGTCTCGAAGGTCGCGAACTTCTCCATCGACCTGCCCTCCGCCGAGGTGGCGGTGCAGGTGTCGGGGTCCTTCGGCTCCCGCCAGGAGGAGGCCCAGCGCCTCGGCCGGCTCCTGCGCCCCGGCCGCGACGGCAAGGTCGCGCGCTTCTACACCGTCGTGTCCCGTGACACGGTCGACGCCGACTTCGCCCAGAACCGCCAGCGCTTCCTCGCCGAGCAGGGCTACGCCTACCGCATCGTGGACGCGGAGGACCTGCCGGCCTGA
- a CDS encoding CGNR zinc finger domain-containing protein, producing MDFVRYAEASAGLLNADLGSLDALRAHLAGRPRLQARATERDARDLRRLQTDLRPVFAASGEGRVDEVVTGLNALLARHPVAPVISAHDGTDLHLHVAHRDAGVAEQLTGEALLGLATLVCDLGATRLGVCGAERCEEVYVDTSPNSSRRYCSERCSSRANVAAYRARRRAAARAAS from the coding sequence ATGGACTTCGTGCGCTACGCCGAGGCCTCGGCGGGCCTGCTCAACGCCGACCTCGGCTCGCTCGACGCCCTGCGCGCCCACCTCGCGGGCCGCCCGCGGCTGCAGGCGCGCGCCACCGAGCGCGACGCCCGCGACCTGCGGCGGCTCCAGACCGACCTGCGCCCGGTCTTCGCGGCGTCCGGCGAGGGCCGCGTCGACGAGGTCGTGACGGGCCTCAACGCGCTGCTCGCCCGCCACCCCGTCGCCCCGGTCATCAGCGCCCACGACGGCACCGACCTGCACCTGCACGTCGCCCACCGCGACGCCGGGGTCGCCGAGCAGCTGACCGGCGAGGCGCTGCTGGGCCTCGCCACGCTCGTGTGCGACCTCGGCGCCACCCGGCTCGGCGTCTGCGGCGCCGAGCGGTGCGAGGAGGTCTACGTCGACACCTCGCCCAACTCCTCGCGCCGCTACTGCTCCGAGCGCTGCTCCTCGCGGGCCAACGTCGCGGCCTACCGCGCGCGCCGCCGCGCCGCGGCCAGGGCGGCGTCGTGA